The window TCGCCGTCCAGCTCATTTCCTTGGCCAGGACGGGCTGCATGATGCCGAGCGCGGCACGGTCGATGTAGTTCAGGGTGGTGGCGAAGAACACCAGGGCGAGCATGCCCCAACGGGTCTTGCCGACGCCGAAGGCGCCGCGAAGCTTGTCGCCGATCGAACCCTGGGGCATCCGGGGGGCGGCGGGGGTGATCTTGGAGTGGTTCATAAACTGCTCGATTCTTGAAATTGTATTCAGCTGCGGTGCTACGAGTACGTGACCGGTTCCCAGGCAGGGGGGCACGCAAGGCCGGTGCATGGTGAGCAGTGAAGGCGGCAGCGTCAATTGAAGGGAAGGGCTAGTGTTCGGTTACCGAACGGTTGCGTCGGGCCCTTGGGCGTAGCCAAGGGCAGCGTAGTTCAGGAGGTCAAGGTACTCAACGCTCTACCGGCCAGATAGCCGAATGTCATCCCTGGCCCCAGGGTAATACCGCCACTCGGGTAATACCCGCCCATCACACTGTTCATATCGTTGCCCACCGCATACAACCCGGGGATCGGCCGCGCCTCGCGGTCCAGTACCCGGGCCGAGGCATCCGTGCCCAGGCCGGCGAACGTACCCAGGCTGCCCGGCAACAGTTTCACTGCGTGGAATGGCCCGTGCAGCAGTGGCCGCAGCGACGGATTGGGGGCCTGCAACGGCTCGCCCTGCGCCCGGTTGTAGGCCGATGCACCGCGCCGGAAAAGCGGATCTTCACCCTGGGCTGCATGGCGGTTGAAGTCGTGCACCGTGCGCTGCAACTGCGCGGCGTCGATCCCGCAGCGCTGTGCCAGTTGCGCCAGCGTGCGACCGCTGTGCAGGTAACCGCAGCGTTGATAGTGACGAGTGGGGAAAGGGAAGGGCTTGGCCCAGCCGATACCATAGCGACGTTGCGCGGCATGGTCGCAGATCAGCCAGGCTTCCGGCGCTTCACCCTGCGGCGTGGCGGCGAACAGCGCGTTCATGAAGTCGTGGTAGCAATCGGCCTCGTTGACGAAGCGCCGGCCATCGCCGCGCACGGCGATGAAACCGGGCTTGGCGCGATCGATCAAGTGCGGGAAATGGCCGAAACTGCCATCGCTGCGCGGCACCCTCGACACAGGTGCCCAGGCACCTGCATGGGTCGCAGTCGCCTGGACCATGCCACCGGCCTGTTCGCCCAGGCGCAGGCCGTCGCCGCTGTTTTCCCTGGGGGCTGCGGAGTAATGCTGGGTACCGTCCGGCGCATGTGGCATCAGGTGCGCGATGCGCTGGCGATCATGTGCAAAGCCACCGCAGGCCAGCACCACACCGCGGCGGGCGTGGATCATCTGGCCGTCGGCAAACTGTGCGCCGCTGACCCGGCCTTCGCCCAGCAGGCGGCTGGCCGGCTTGTCGGTCAGTAGCGTCACGCCCAGGTCCAGGGCGCTGCGCAGCAGCCGTGCCACCAGGGCGTTGCCATTGACCAGTTGCAGGCTGCGGCGGTGCAGCAGCAGGTCGCGGCCATGGCGCAGCAGGCGTTTGCCCACATGCAGCGCGGCCGTGGGCGAGCGTGTGGCGTTGAAGAAGGCGGCCATGTCGGCGCCGCCGGCAATGCCCATGCCGGCCAGGCTGACGATGTCCAGCGGTGGGCGCAGCTTGTGCAGCCAGGGCCCGAGCAGGCGCCCGTCGTATGGCAGGGCGCACAGCGAACGACCACCGCGCGTGCTGCCATCGCCCTCGCGCATGTCGGGCATGCGGCTGCCGCACTGGAACTGCACGGCGGTGTGTTGCTGGAAGAACGCCACCATCTCCGGGCCATGGTGCAGGAAGGCGCGCTGGCGCGGGTCCAGTTCGCTGACGTGGGTTTGCCCGCGCAGGTAGCGCTCCGGGGCATCGTCTGTCTCGACGATGCCTTCGGCAATGGCCAGCGGGTTGCGCGGTATCCACAGCCAGCCCCCCGACCAGGCACTGGTGCCGCCCAGTTGGCTGGCTTTTTCCGCGACGATCACCTGCTGGCCGTGATGGGCGGCAGTAACGGCGGCAGCCAGGCCAGAGGCACCGGAGCCGATGACAAGTACGTCACATTCGAGGGGTTGCATCGTGGGGTTCCGCTCAGGCATTGGAGGAAGGTTTTAGTTTTATTGCAGCGGCGAAAAGCCGGTGGGCCGCAGCATTCGCGACTGCAAGCGCAGCACCGCGCCCAGTTCGCGATTGCGCCTTGAGAACTCTGCCCAACGGGGGTCCGCTGCCATGGCTGCGCGGCGTGCCATGCGTTCGTCGAGGCTGGCATAGCCCCAGATATGCACCACCTGGTTGACCTCGCCGAATTCGCTGGTGAAAAAGCCGACCAGGTTACCGAGATGCTCGCTTTGCACCTCCAGCGCGTGGCTTTGGTACAGGCTCAGCCAGTCGGCCATTTTCAGTGGGTCGAGGGTGTAGGTTCTCAGTTCGTAGTACATGCTGGGGTCTCCATTTGGGTGGTTGGCGCCTGCAGGCGCACGGCGATGTGGTTGGCAGCGAGCCAGCCGAAGGTGAGGGCAGGGCCCAGGGTGATGCCGGGGCCGGGGTAGGTGCCTTTCATCAGTGAGTTCATGTCGTTGCCGACTGCATACAGCCCGGCAATCGGCTGGCCATCGCGGTTCAGCACGTTGGCCTGGGCGTTGGTCACCAGGCCGCGGGCTGAGCCAAGGTCGCCGGTGTGGATGCGGATGGCGTAGAACGGGCCGCTGGTCAGCGGCGCCAGGCATGGGTTGGGCGTGTGTTGCGGGTCGCCCATGTAGCGGTTGTAGCTGTTGCCGCCTTTGCCGAACGCGCGGTCGATGCCGTTGCGGGCATCGGCGTTGAACTGCTCCAGGGTCTGCATGAATACCTGTGGGTCGACACCAATGGTCTTGGCCAGTGCCTGCGCTGTTGCGGCGCGGTGCAGGTAGCCGGCATGGATCAACGCCTGGTTGTCCACCGGCTTTGGCCGCGCCAGGCCCAGGCCGTAGCGGTTCATCGCTTCGGCATCGCAGACCAGCCAGCAGCTGGCGATGCCTTTGGCGAACATGGTCTGCACGAAGTGGTGGTAGGAATCGGACTCGTTGACGAAGCGTCGCCCGTCCGGGCCCACCGCGATCATCCCCGGCTTGGCGCGGTCGGTGACCAGGTGCGGGAAGCGCTCATGCTCGCCACTGGCATGGCGCAGTTCCGAAACCGGCGCCCAGAAGAAGTTGGCCACCAGGCCCTCACCCTGGGCTGCGGCCACGGCTTGGCCAAGGCGCAGGGCAGCGCCGTCATTTGTGGGCGGTGACATGGTCAGGTGCGGCGCTTGCCGGCCCGGCCGGTAGCTGTCGGCCAGCGCGCCTGCAGCGAACCCGCCCATGGCGCACACCACACCGCCCCGGGCCAGCACCCGTTCACGGCGCCCTTCGCGTTGCACCACCACGCCGGTGACCACGCCGCGTTCGACGATCAGCTCCAGGGCTTCGCTGCGCAACCACAGCTGCGTGCCATGGGCGAAGGCGCTGCTGGCCAGGCGGGCGATCAAGGCATTGCCGGTGGTAAGGCGGGTGCCGCGCGGATGATGCAGGCGGTCCCGCGCGTAACGCGCCATCAGCTTGAGGCAATGCCACAGCGACCGGGGCGAGCGGCGAATACTGAGAAAGTGCTGGATATCCACGCGGTTGACCATCATGCCGCCGAACAGCAACATGCCGGGCGGCGGCATCTGCAGGTCCTTGAAGTGCGAGCCGAGCTGCCTGCCGTCGTACTCGACCATCTCCAGCGCCCGGCCAAACTGGGTGGCACCGGGGGCGTCCGGGTAGTAGTCCGGCGAATGCGGGCGCAGGGCGTAGCGCAGTTCGGTGTTCTGCTCCAGCCAGCGCAGCGCCTGGTGGCCATGCTCGATGAAGGTGTCGACCAGCGCGGGGTCATAGCCGTCGCCGATGACCTGCCGGAGGTAGGTGCGAATGGCCTCGGGGGAATCCACCGCACCAGCGGCGCGGGCTTGATCAGTACCATAGAGCCACACCGCCCCACCGGAAATTGCCGAGGTACCGCCAAAGTGCTCGGCCTTTTCCACCACCAGCACTTTCAGCCCCCGGCGGGCGGCGGTGGCGGCAGCGGTAAGGCCACCGGCGCCGCTGCCCAGCACGACCAGGTCAAAGTTGTGTTGCGTATGTTCATGTGTCGGCATGGCTTCAGATCTCCAGCGGCGTGACGCCCATGAAGGCGCCCAGGTGGCCGAGTTGGGCGAAGGCCATTTCCGGGCCGGTCTGGACCGAGCAACCTGCCTGGCGTGCCCGTTTCAGCAGCGGGGTGATCTCGGGTGAGGTGACCACATCGGCGACCAGGGTTTCGGGTTGCAAGGTGGCGAGCAGGGCGGCAGGCAGTGGCAGCTCCGCGCTACCGCCCATGCCGACAGGGGAGGCGTTGACCAGCAGGTCGAAGCCTTCCAGCCCGTCGACCCGGGTGGCGAGTTCGACCGCGGGGAAGGCATTGCCGAGCAGCTCGCACACAGCGCCCATGCGCGCGGTGCTGGGGTCGCTGAGGGTGATGCTGGCGATGCCGGCCTCGCCCAGCGCATAGGCAATGGCACTGCCGACCCCGCCACAACCGATCACCAACGCACGCTTGCCCGCCGGCTCGAAGCCATGTTTGCGCGCAGCACCGAGGAAGCCGGCGCCGTCCACGTTGTCGCCCAGCAGTCGCCCGTCACGCTCTCGGCGAATCACATTGACCGAGCCCAGCGCGGCTGCGCGCTCGCTCAGGCCGTCAAGGCGGCTGGCCAGGGCCTGCTTGTACGGCACGGTGACCACGCAACCGCGCAGGTTCTGCCAGCCGCGCAGGGTGCCGGCGAAGGTAGCCAGCGCGGCCTCATGCAGATCGATGGGCAGCATGGCGAGGTTGCAGTTGTTGTTGGCGAACCAGGTGTTGAAGTTTTCGGGGGACTTCACCTGGGCAATGGGCGAACCGACGATGGCGACCAGTTCAGTCGAACCACGAATCATGCTGACCTCCTTATTGGCGTTGTTATGCAGGCCAAGGGTGAGGCAAGGGGGCGTGGGCAACAATGCGCTGATCGGGCGTTTGATGCGATAATCGCAACCTTGATCCGGTTATCGCGGTAATCGGCTGTTTTTGCCCTGCTTGCGAGTCGAATAGATGAACACCCCCGCTATCCACCCCCGTGACCTGATCGCCGGCTTGCAGAAGGGCCTGGCGCTGATGCAGCTGTTCAGCGCCGAGCAGCCGCGCCTTAGCGTGCCGCAGGCGGCCAGGTTGTCCGGCCTTACCCCCAGTGCCGCGCGGCGGTTTCTGTTGACCTTGGTGCACGAAGGGTTTGCCGAAACCGACAGCCGTGAGTACTGGCTTACGCCCAAGGCGCTGCGCCTCGGCCAGGCGTATGTGGATTCGGCGCAACTACCGCGCATGCTGCGGCCGATAGTCGAGCAGGTGGCGCGGCAGACGCAGGAGCATGTGTCGGTGGGTACCCGTGATGGTGACGAGATCATCCATCTGGTACGCAGCCGCTACAGCCATGTGTCCTCGTTGTCGATCCGGCCGGGTTCGCGGGTGCCGATGTATTGCACTGCCGGCGGGCGTGTCTGGCTGGCCTGGCTGGATGAGGGGGAGCGGGATGCCTACTTTGCGCGTAACCCGCTGCGAGGGTTGACGCCTTATACACAGACGGACCGGTTGCAACTGGAGGCGGAGTTGCTGCGGGTGAGGGAGCAAGGGTTCTGTATCGTGGACCAGGAGTATGAAGTCGGCATGCGCGTGCTGGGTGTGCCACTTCTGGACCGGGCTGGCCGGCTGAAGGCGACATTGACCATCACCACCCATGCTTCGCGGTTGAGTGTGGATGAAATACGCTTGCGGTATCTGCCGACCTTGTATGAGGCCCAGGCGTTATTGCGGCCGGTGCTGGATTGAGGCGGTATGGTTCGGGAATCGTGCTGCCGTCTTCGCGGGTAAACCCGCTCTCATAGAACAACACATGACTCATTGGTTTAGTGAGGGTCTGTAGGAGCAGCCTTGTGCTGCGAAGAGGCCGGTACTGACAAAGCCTGTCTATTGCTTGTACCGGCCTCTTCGCAGCACAAGGCTGCTCCTACAAAGGACGCTTCAAACGAGCGATATTTGTTCTATACGTGACGGCCCAGGTCCTCGGCTTATCGCTCGATCTGGCGGTTCCAGCGCGCGTTCCACTCGGGGCGCTGGGTATTGACCTGGTCCCAGTCGATGGTCACGGCGGTCTGCAGGTAGGTCTGCATGGCTTCGACCTGGCCACGGGTCTTGTCGCTGGTGGGCGTGTTGGGGTTGGACGGGATCTGGTCACCCAGCTCCAGTGCCGGCGACTGCGCCTCGGGGCTGAGCAGGAACTCGGCGAGCTTCTGTGCAAGCTCCGGCTGGTCGTTGTTGGCCGTGACGCATTCGGCCTGGTTGAGCACCACGGCACCTTCCTTGGGCGCGGCGTACTCCACCGGGATGCCTTTGAGCTTCAGCGCCGTCACCTGAGTGGGGGTGAGCGGGAACAGCGCGGCTTCGTCGGTTTGCACCATTTCCGAGAGTTTGGCCGAGTTGGGGATGTACTCCAGCACGTTCGGGCCCACGTTCTTCTGCCAGGCGGCGAAGCCCGGGTTGACGTCGGTATCGCTACCGCCGTGCAGGCGGTTGTACATCAGGAAACCATGCAGGCCGAAGGTGGACGATGCCATCGACTGGAACACCACCTTGTCCTTGAAGCGCGGGTCGGCCAGGTCGTTCCATGAGGTAGGCGCTGCCCAGCCATTGGCCTTGAACAGGCGGCTGTTGTAGGCAAGCCCGGTCACGCCCAGGCTGACTGCGGCAGCCTTGTCCTTGATCAAAGCCTTTTCCGGCAACTGGGCCAAGGTCGGGTTGGGTTTGAGCGTGCTGCACAGGCCCATGCCGATGGCGCGGTACATGATGCCGTCATCCAGCACCATCACATGGATCGACGGCTTGTTCGGCGTGGCCTGGACCTTGGCCAGGATGTCGGCCGAGGTGCCGGGAACGATCACCACCTTCACCCCGTTGGCCTGCTCGAACCTTGGCAGGATATTGTCGCTGAACAGCCGCTCCATGGTGCCGCCGTTCATGCCCAGGTACAGCGTGGGTTGGGCCATGGCGGGCAGGCAGGCGAACAGGCCGGGCACGGTGCAGAACAGGGCGAGCAAACGTTGCTTGTGCGTCATGACAGGTTTTCCTTGTAGTGGTTGGGCTGAAAGCGGTTGATGGAAAAAGCCGCCAGGCTGAGTGCCGGCGCGCCGTGCAGGATGCATTGCGCCAACGCTTCACCGGCAGCCGGGCCTATCTGGAAGCCGGCACCGGCAAAGCCGAATCCATGCAGCAGGCCAGGCTGGTGCAGGCTGGGGCCGAGCACCGGTTCGTCATCGGGCAGGTAACCCTCGGTGCCGCTCCAGGTGCGTATGGCCTGGGCGCCCGCCAGTGCCGGGTACAGCTCGGTGGCGTTGCGCAGGATGTCGAGTACTGCGGCCTGGCCCGGGCGTGCGGTGGTCGGGGTCAGGGCAAAACCGCGCCCGCCACCCAGCACGCAGTTGCCACGCGCCACCTGGCGGGCGTAGATGCCGCCGCCTTCGACCCCGGTGCTGGCGGTCATGAACAGCGGCAGCGGCTCGGTGACCAGCATGGCCGGGTGGGCCGCGGTCAGCGGCGCCGGCTCGCCGAACCGCTCGGCCAGTTGCGCCGACCAGGCGCCGGCGCAATTCAACAGCCAGGGCGCCTTGAAGCCTTGGCCGCTGCTGGTGTGTAGGCTGAAGCGGTAGCCGTCGTGACCCACCTCCAGCACCTTGCACTGCTCATGCACCTGGGCGCCGCTGCGCTTGGCTGCCTGGGCGAAGGCCGGTGACACCAGCCGTGGGTTGGCATGGCCGTCCTCGGGGCAGTACGAGGCGCCGACGGCGATATCGCCCACCCAGGGGAAGCGCTGGCGCAGTTCGCGTCGTTCAAGCAGTTGCAGGCGCAGGTCAAAAGCCTGGGTACGCTGGGCATAGGCCTTCAAGGCATCGAAGTCGGTTTCGCTGCGTGCCAGCTTGAGGTGGCCGCTGCGGGCGTATTCGCCATCGATGCCGATCCACTCGCGCAGATTCCCCCAGATGGCATGGGCGCGCATCGACAATGGCAGCTGCGCCAACGAGCGGCCCTGACGGCGCACACCGCCGTAGTTGACCCCGCTGGAATGCGAGCCGCAGAAGTCGCGTTCCAGCAATGCCACTTGCCGACCAGCGCGGGCCAGGGTCAAGGCAGCGCTGCTGCCGACGATGCCGCCGCCGACGACGATGGCGTCCACTTCGATCAGCTTCATGGTTTTATCTCCAGGCCAAAGGGCAGGGGCTTGACCGGAGCCTGGCCACGCAGGCGCCCGACCTGGTCAATGGCCCGACCGCTTTCGCAGGCGATCAACTCGGCGGCAGCTGCACCGCACACGCGGCCCTGGCAGCGGCCCATGCCGACTCGGCACATGGCCTTGACCCGGTTGATTTCCCAGTGCCCGGCACGCACGGTGGCGCGAATTTCCCCGGCGCTGATCTGCTCGCAGCGGCACACGGTGAGCTCGTCCGGGGCTTGCCGGGCCCACTGCTCGGGAAATGGAAAGGCCTGCTCCAGCCCCTGGCGGAAGCGCTGCAAGGTGGCCAGGCGCCTTTCCAGTTGCTGCTGGCGCTGCGGGTTGCCGGGCTTGCCAAGGTCGGCCAGCAGTGTCAGGGCGGCCAGTTCACCGCTCATCTCGGCACCGTCGGCACCGAGGATGCCGGCACCATCGCCCGCCAGGTACACGCCAGGGCTGGTGGCCCGGCCCTGGGCGTCACGTACCGGTAGCCAGGCGCGGTTGAGCGCGCTCCAGGCGAACTGGCAACCCAGCAGGTCGGCCAGTTGGGTTTCACTGCGCAGGGCGTGGGCGAATGCCACGGCGTCGCACGGCAGGTCGTGTTGTTGGCCATTGTGCGACCAGCGCACACCGCTGGCACGTTGCTCGCCGTCGATACCCAGCAGGGTCACGCCTTGGTGCACCGGCACCCCCTTGCGGGCCAGCCAGGCTCGGTAGTACAGGCCCTTGGCAAAGGTGCCCGGTTGCAGAAGCAGGCGTGGCAGGGCACGCACCTGGGCGCTGAACGGTGAGGTGTCGAGCACCGCGCTGACCCTGGCACCGGCCTTGGCATACTGGTAGGCCACCAGGTACAGCAGCGGCCCGCTGCCGCCCAGCACCACCCGTTCCCCGATCGCGCAGCCCTGGAACTTCAGGGCGATCTGCGCAGCGCCCAAGGTATAGACCCCAGGCAGGGTCCAACCGGGTATCGGCAACACCCGGTCGGTGGCACCGGTGGCGACGATCACCCGGTCGAACGCCAGGCGGTCGGCCAGGTAGCCCTGTTGCAAGGTGTCCAGCACTTGGTTCTCGGCGTTCCAAACCAGGGTGTCCGGGCGGTAGTCGACCTGCCCGCGCAGTTGCTCGAGGGTGTTGTGCAGGGCTTGGGCCTTGCCGGCCTCGAAGCCGTACAAGGCTTTGGCCGAGCGGCGAAAATTGGCCGGCTGCTGGCGGTAGATCTGCCCGCCGCCGCGGCTGGCTTCGTCCAGCAGCACCGGGCGCAGGCCGTGGGCTACGAGGGTTTGCGCGGCGCGGATGCCGGCCGGGCCGGCGCCGATGATCACGATCGCACTCATGGCTGGCGCCCCGGGTCGCGGGTCACGCACTGGCCCGATTCCAGAAAGGTCGAGCAGGCGCGTACCCGGCGGCCATCCTGCAGCCGTACCCAGCAGTCCTGGCAGGCGCCCATCAGGCAGAAGCCGGCGCGTGGTTCGGCGTTGAAGTCGCTGCCGCGCAGGTGCCCGGCATTGGTCAGGATGGCAGTCAGCAGGGTATCGCCGCTCATGCCTTTGGCCGGTTGGCCGTCGAGCAGGAAAGGCACAGGCTCGCGGTCGTGTTCGGCCACGCGCTTGAACAGGGGCATGGGAGCATTCCTTGTCATTGCTTGCCCACCAGCACGCGGTCCAGGCCATATACGCGGTCCAGGGCGACCATGGTCAGGGCGGTGATGGCGATCACCAGCGCCGAGACGGCGGCCATCATCGGGTCGATGGATTCGGTGGCGTATACGTACATGCGCACTGGCAGGGTCTGGGTGGCAGGCGAGGTGACGAAGATCGACAGGGTCACTTCGTCGAAGCTGTTGATGAAGGCCAGCAGCCAGCCGCCGGCTACACCGGGCAGGATCATCGGCAGGGTGACCTTGCAGAACAGCGTGACCCGGCCAGCGCCCAGGCTTTGCGCAGCCTGCTCGGCACTGCGATCGATTCCGATGGCTGCAGCCAGTACCAGGCGTAGCACGTAGGGGGTAATCACCACGACATGGGCGAACACCAGCCAGGCGAAGCTGCCATTGACCCCCAGCAGGGCGAACAGCCGCAGCAAGGCCACACCCAGCACCAGGTGCGGGATGATGATCGGCGATAGCAGCAGGCCGTTGAGAAAGCCTTGGCCGGGGAAACTGTAGCGGGTGATCGCCAGGCCCGCCGGCACGGCGATCAGAGTGGCCAGTGTGGCAGCCAGGGCTGCGAGTTTCAGGCTGTTGTAGAACGCATCGAGGAAATCGGCACGCTCGAACACGGCGCTGAACCAGCGCAGCGAGAAGCCGGCAGTGGGCAGACTCAGGGTGTTTTCCGGGGTGAATGCCACCAGGCACACCACCACCAGCGGGGCGAGCATGAACAGCATCACCAGGGCGTGAAAGGACAGGGCCAGCGGGCCGTTACGGGTCATCGGTTCAGACTCCAAGTGCGCGTTTGTAGCGGTGTTCGACCAATCGGTTCCAGCTGAGCATCACCAGCAGGTTGATCAGCAGCAGGGCCACGGCGATGGTTGCACCCATCGGCCAGTTCAGTTCGGCCAGGTACTGGTCGTAGATCATGGTGGCGACCATCTTCAGGCGGCGACCGCCCAGCAGGCCTGGGATGGCGAACGAGCTGGCGGCCAGGCCGAACACGATCAGCGTGCCCGACAGCACGCCGGGCATGATCTGTGGCAGCACGATGCGGCGGAACACCGTCCACTGGCTGGCACCCAGCGATAGCGCAGCCTGCTCGGCAGTCGGGTCGAGTTTCTGCAGCGAGGTCCACACCGGGATGATCATGAACGGCAGCATCACGTGGACCAGGCCGATGATCACTGCAAACGGCGTATACAGCAGCTTCACCGGCTGCCCGCCGAGGGCAGTGATGCCCTGGTTGACCAGGCCGTCGGCGCCTAGCAGCAGGCTCCAGCCGAAGGCTCGCACCACTACCGAAATCAGCAGCGGGGTCAGCACCAGGATCAGGAATATCGAGCGCCACGGCGCGCCCATGCGGCTGAGCACCAAGGCCTCGGGGATGCCGATCAGCACGCAAAGCAGGGTGACCAGGGCGCTGATCCAGAAGGTACGGAAGAAGATCTCGTAGTAGTAGGTGTCGGTCACCAGGCTCAGGTAATGGCCGAGGGTGTACTGGCCGGCCTGGATGCCGCTGCTGTAGTCGAACGCGTTGAACGACAGCAGCACGGTCAGCCCCAATGGCACCACCAGCAAGGCCAGGAACAACAGCAGCGCCGGGCTGCTCAAGCCATAGCCCCAGGCGCTGCTGCGCAGCTTTGCCGCGCTCATGCCGCCACCTCGCCAGCGTTCAGCACCCGCAGCAGGGCATCGTTCCAGTCCAGGCCGACCTGTGTGCCTTCATCCAGCGGGGTGTTGCCGTCGTTGGCACGCACCACGGCCAGGTTGCCCAGGGCGGTGTCGACCCGATACAGCCATTGGCTGCCGAGGAAGTAACGGCAGCTGATGCGGCCTGCGAGCTTGCCGCTGCCGGCCGGGCCGAGGCTGATCTTTTCCGGGCGCAGGCTGAGGGTCAGCGGGCCCTGGGCATCCGCCCGCGGTTGCCCGTCGGGGCCGGTTACGCCGTGCAGGCGGTTGGCCTTGCCGACAAAGTCGGAAATGAAAGGCGTGCCCGGGTGTTCATACAGGCGGTAGGGGGCATCGACCTGGGTAATGCGCCCGGCTTCCATCACCACCACCCGGTCGCTGATCGACAGCGCCTCGGCCTGGTCGTGGGTGACCATCAAAGTGGTAATGCCGACCTCGTTCTGGATACGGCAGATCTCGAACTGCATTTCTTCACGCAGATGGGCGTCCAGGTTGGACAGTGGTTCGTCCAGCAGCAGCACCGGCGGTTCGATCACCAGTGCACGGGCCAGGGCCACCCGTTGACGCTGGCCGCCGGAGAGTTCGCGCGGGTAGCGCTCGGCATGTTTGTCCAGGCGCACCAGCGCCAGGGCCTGGTCGACCCGGCGGGCTATGTCGGCGTTGGCCACCTTGCGCATGCGCAGGCCGAAGGCGACGTTGTCGCGCACGGTCATGTGCGGGAACAGCGCGTAGCTCTGGAATACCACGCCCAGGCCTCGGCTGGCCGGCTTGGCGTGGGTGATGTCGCGGCCGTCGAGGACAATGCGGCCGCTGGTGACCTCGACGAAGCCGGCAATCATTTGCAGGGTGGTGGTCTTGCCGCAGCCCGAAGGGCCAAGCAGGGAGACGAACTCGCCTTTCTCGATGGCCAGTGACGAGCTGGCCACTGCCTCCGTGGCGCCATAGCGCTTGCAAAGCTTGTCGATCAACAGAAAGGTCATGGCTGTGCTCCATCGCAAACGGAACCGGGGTCAACCGGCAGTTTCAGGGTGGGCAGAGCGCCAGCGGCGAAAAGCAATGCTTTTACGGACGTTGGCGCTCGCTTCTGTGGCGGCGGCCGATGTTGTGATATCGCCCTATGGACCGGAGAGTAGGGCAATGATTAGGATGGCGACAAAGGGTAATTTCACTGGGTGACAGCTATTTTGAAATTATTCCGCTGACTGGAATTTTCTAAGGTTTGACGAAAAATGGATTCCGATAAACGAAATGAGCAGGCCAAGGAAGTAGGTGTCAGTGCAGTGTCGCGTTTGTTCGCCGTGTTGCGTGCGCTGGGAGATTGCGGTGGCGAGGGCGAGAAGGTCAGCCAACTGGCGCTGCGGGTTGGCCTGGCGCAACCCACGACCCACCGCCTGCTGCGCAGCCTGATTGAAGAAGGCATGGTCGACCAGTGCGCGACCAGCAAGCGCTACCGGCTGAGCCTGGATTTTTTTGCCTTGGCGGCCAAGGCCGGGCAAGCCGGCAACCTGCGCGATGTGGTGCGCCCCAGCCTGCTGCGGCTGTCGGCCTCGCTGGGCGATTCGCTGTTCCTGCTGGCGCGCTCAGGGTTCGATGCGGTGTGCCTGGACCGCAGCGAAGGGCCATACCCGATTCGTACCTTCACCGGTGATATCGGCGGCCGTGTGGCCTTGGGGGTGGGGCAGGGCAGCCTGGCAATCTTGGCCTTCCTGCCGGAGGAGGAGCGCGACGAGGTGATCCGCTACAACCTGCCGCGGCTGAAGGATTTCCACCATTACGACGAAGTCATGCTGCGCGCCGAAATCGACAATGTGCGCAGCCTCGGCTATGCCGGGCGCAATACTGGAGTACTCGATGGCATGGCCGGCCTGGCGGTGCCGATCCTCGATCGTAACGGCCATGCGGTGGCGGCCCTGAGCGTGGCGACCATCAGCGACCGCCTGGGGCCCAACCGCATGCCGACCGTGGTAGCGCTGCTCAAGCGCGAGGCGGCGGCGATTGGCGAGCGGGTCAACCCGTTCGACCCGGTGCTGCGCCGGCCTTCGCATGTGTTTGGTTGAGCTGCAGGCCCGGAGAACTCAGTACGCAAGCGGTCCGCGTACCGTGTGGGAGCGGGCGTGCCCGCGAAGAATCCAACGCGGGGCCTGGCACCGGCTCCGCCGGTGTTCGCGGGCGCGCCCGCTCCCACAGAGCCCCGCTAAATCAATGAGTTATGTGTTGTTCTATGAGGGCGGGCGTGCCCGCGAAAGCGGGCGACGCGG of the Pseudomonas asiatica genome contains:
- a CDS encoding ABC transporter ATP-binding protein, whose translation is MTFLLIDKLCKRYGATEAVASSSLAIEKGEFVSLLGPSGCGKTTTLQMIAGFVEVTSGRIVLDGRDITHAKPASRGLGVVFQSYALFPHMTVRDNVAFGLRMRKVANADIARRVDQALALVRLDKHAERYPRELSGGQRQRVALARALVIEPPVLLLDEPLSNLDAHLREEMQFEICRIQNEVGITTLMVTHDQAEALSISDRVVVMEAGRITQVDAPYRLYEHPGTPFISDFVGKANRLHGVTGPDGQPRADAQGPLTLSLRPEKISLGPAGSGKLAGRISCRYFLGSQWLYRVDTALGNLAVVRANDGNTPLDEGTQVGLDWNDALLRVLNAGEVAA
- a CDS encoding IclR family transcriptional regulator, yielding MDSDKRNEQAKEVGVSAVSRLFAVLRALGDCGGEGEKVSQLALRVGLAQPTTHRLLRSLIEEGMVDQCATSKRYRLSLDFFALAAKAGQAGNLRDVVRPSLLRLSASLGDSLFLLARSGFDAVCLDRSEGPYPIRTFTGDIGGRVALGVGQGSLAILAFLPEEERDEVIRYNLPRLKDFHHYDEVMLRAEIDNVRSLGYAGRNTGVLDGMAGLAVPILDRNGHAVAALSVATISDRLGPNRMPTVVALLKREAAAIGERVNPFDPVLRRPSHVFG